ATTATAAGTATTGACAATACTAAAATTCTTTGCTACAATAACTCATATTTTGGACATATGTTCAAAATGAAAGGTAATGTATGCAGCAGTACGGAAGAAAAAAAATTAGACGTCATATAGCACAAGACCACTCTCAAGTCTGTTTTAAACCATGTGGTATACAAGGAAAATATCTAGAAAAGATAATGCTTGATGCAGATGAGATGGAAGCGATACGACTAAGTGACTATGAAGGTTTATACCAGCAGGAGTGTGCTGATAAGATGGGTATATCAAGAACCACTTTTTCTCGGATATTACAGCAGGCACACAAAAAAGTCTCCGATGCCTTGCTTCATGGCAAAGCCATCGTTATGATATAAACTTAAATAAAAAAAGGAAATAAAATGGCAATAAATAAAGATATAGGATGCAATAATATAAAATGCGTTGAAGCATCGATGTGTGAAAGAGCAGTGATGTATGAAAACGGGACTGCA
The sequence above is drawn from the Sulfurovum sp. TSL1 genome and encodes:
- a CDS encoding DUF134 domain-containing protein: MQQYGRKKIRRHIAQDHSQVCFKPCGIQGKYLEKIMLDADEMEAIRLSDYEGLYQQECADKMGISRTTFSRILQQAHKKVSDALLHGKAIVMI